The Anopheles marshallii chromosome X, idAnoMarsDA_429_01, whole genome shotgun sequence genome includes a window with the following:
- the LOC128719341 gene encoding prostaglandin reductase 1-like, with protein MTVLWKHIARRWYSGGDTAFARKWIYAKTFKGEPSHCNFRLETEPIPATLQKGEFLAQAEYLSVDPYMRPYMLAYPEGSLMIGGQIARVTKSANEQFPVGASVFGQFGWRTHTVCDPARVEKDKPYVLPDFGQYPTSLGLGILGMPGNTAYFGLQELCQPKAGETVVVSGAAGAVGSVVGQIAKIIGCRVIGIAGSDAKCEWLQKDLGFDGVINYKRANVYAELKAAAPKGIDCYFDNVGGDITETVLKQMNVYGRIAVCGAISNYNNAVAKVTDPQRQFVFKQLRMEGFLVWRWNDRWLEGIEANLRWIREGRLTYQETVTEGFDKMPDAFIDMLRGGNTGKAVVKV; from the exons ATGA CAGTGCTTTGGAAACATATTGCCCGTCGTTGGTATTCCGGTGGTGATACAGCATTTGCCAGAAAATGGATTTACGCGAAAACGTTCAAAGGTGAACCGTCACACTGTAATTTCCGTCTGGAGACAGAACCTATTCCAGCAACGTTGCAAAAAGGCGAGTTTCTGGCCCAGGCCGAATATCTTTCGGTTGATCCGTATATGCGCCCGTACATGCTCGCCTACCCGGAAGGTTCACTAATGATCGGTGGCCAGATAGCACGGGTGACGAAGAGTGCCAATGAACAGTTTCCCGTTGGGGCTAGCGTCTTCGGACAGTTCGGTTGGCGAACACATACCGTCTGTGATCCAGCGCGGGTGGAAAAGGATAAACCATATGTATTGCCAGATTTTGGTCAGTATCCCACCAGCCTTGGCCTAGGTATACTCGGTATGCCCGGAAATACCGCATACTTTGGATTGCAGGAACTTTGCCAACCGAAAGCGGGAGAAACGGTTGTGGTAAGCGGTGCGGCCGGAGCAGTGGGAAGTGTGGTGGGACAGATCGCGAAGATTATCGGCTGTCGCGTCATCGGGATTGCCGGATCGGACGCAAAATGCGAATGGCTGCAAAAAGATCTAGGTTTCGATGGAGTAATCAATTACAAGCGGGCAAACGTATACGCCGAGCTGAAGGCCGCTGCTCCGAAGGGAATTGACTGTTATTTCGACAATGTCGGCGGGGACATAACAGAGACGGTCCTGAAGCAGATGAACGTGTACGGGCGAATTGCAGTGTGTGGTGCTATCTCGAATTATAACAACGCCGTTGCTAAAGTTACCGATCCGCAGCGACAGTTTGTCTTTAAACAGCTACGTATGGAAGGGTTCCTTGTTTGGCGCTGGAACGACCGTTGGCTGGAAGGCATCGAAGCGAACCTGCGTTGGATACGGGAGGGTCGTCTTACGTATCAAGAAACCGTCACAGAGGGTTTTGATAAGATGCCAGATGCTTTTATCGATATGTTGCGTGGCGGTAACACAGGCAAGGCCGTGGTGAAAGTGTAA
- the LOC128707437 gene encoding prostaglandin reductase 1-like, which produces MHTAKKWIYAKPFANDPTLENFQLVEEPVPELQDGEFMIRAMYLSVDPYMRIYTLNCPVGSTMIGGQVGQVIESKNAEFPVGSYAFAQVGWRTISVCNPAMFETRKPYVLPDLGDLPISLGMGALGTVGNTAYFGFLEICKPQPGETVVVSGAAGAVGSMVGQIAKIKGCRVIGIAGSREKCEWLLELGFDGTINYKAENIGEALKQLAPDGVDCYFDNVGGHTSEVVKGQMKTFGRISVCGTISMYNQKPAKVIDSQRDFVWKQLMQEGFSVHRWTDRWFEGVKQNMQWIREGKIKVRETFTEGFDNMPSAFIDMMQGKNIGKAVVKV; this is translated from the exons ATGCACACAGCGAAGAAATGGATCTATGCGAAGCCGTTCGCCAATGATCCAACGCTAGAGAACTTCCAATTGGTAGAAGAACCAGTACCGGAGCTGCAGGATGGAG aATTCATGATACGGGCCATGTACCTTAGCGTGGATCCCTATATGCGAATTTACACGCTGAACTGCCCCGTCGGAAGCACAATGATTGGGGGCCAAGTTGGACAGGTGATTGAGAGCAAGAATGCAGAATTCCCGGTTGGATCGTATGCGTTTGCGCAAGTTGGTTGGCGCACGATCTCCGTCTGTAATCCGGCCATGTTCGAAACGCGCAAACCGTACGTGTTGCCGGATTTAGGCGATCTTCCCATCTCACTCGGTATGGGAGCACTGGGGACCGTTGGTAATACTGCCTACTTTGGCTTTCTGGAGATCTGCAAGCCACAGCCAGGCGAAACGGTTGTGGTTAGCGGTGCGGCAGGTGCGGTCGGTAGTATGGTTGGCCAGATAGCGAAGATTAAAGGCTGTCGGGTGATTGGAATTGCCGGTTCGCGTGAAAAGTGCGAGTGGCTGTTGGAACTCGGTTTTGATGGAACGATTAACTACAAGGCGGAGAACATCGGGGAAGCTTTAAAGCAGCTCGCTCCAGATGGAGTTGACTGTTACTTCGACAATGTTGGTGGTCACACGTCCGAAGTAGTAAAGGGACAAATGAAAACTTTCGGGCGAATTTCTGTATGCGGAACAATATCGATGTACAATCAGAAACCGGCTAAGGTGATCGATTCACAGCGGGATTTTGTGTGGAAACAGCTGATGCAGGAAGGGTTTAGCGTTCACCGATGGACGGATCGGTGGTTCGAGGGCGTCAAGCAAAACATGCAGTGGATTCGAGAGGGAAAGATCAAAGTGCGAGAAACATTCACTGAAGGGTTTGATAATATGCCCAGCGCGTTTATTGACATGATGCAGGGTAAAAATATTGGTAAAGCAGTTGTTAAAGTTTGA
- the LOC128719318 gene encoding transmembrane protein 120 homolog, which produces MSGLVDVEELERDWSELSDEFRSLEAANQSYQELHERLEEMQEKCTKQIQHQRYRMRQISKHLKTYLTKERLTHTNKEKLTQLDKSIMKRKAQIHEIEQGLPQQNSRYLKIILGDVNVSILNRNDKIRYKDEYEKFKLILNVIGLLLSFLNILYNYRALELVFLFLLVWYYCTLTIRESILKVNGSRIKGWWRLHHFISTVCAGVLLVWPQGEPWQLFRNQFMYFNVYISLVQYMQFRYQKGVLYRLKALGERHNMDITIEGFHSWMWRGLKFLFPFLFVGYLFQFYNAFTLYQLTEHPDATWQIPVLSILFLILFVGNSLTTLLVILQKQTEHTENRYRLMSLIASKRQKTVRQPSNSDAGDGTNVDSPKSK; this is translated from the exons ATGTCGGGGTTGGTGGACGTCGAAGAGCTGGAGCGAGATTGGTCCGAACTTTCGGACGAATTTCGGAGCCTGGAG GCAGCTAATCAATCATACCAGGAGCTGCACGAACGGCTGGAAGAAATGCaggaaaaatgcacaaaacaaattcaacacCAGCGCTACCGGATGCGGCAAATATCCAAACATCTTAAAAC GTACTTGACCAAGGAGAGGCTAACGCATACGAATAAGGAAAAGTTGACGCAGCTCGATAAAAGTATCATGAAGCGAAAAGCACAGATACACGAGATCGAACAAGGCTTGCCGCAACAGAATAGTCGATACTTAAAGATTATTCTAGGTGACGTGAACGTATCGATACTGAACCGGAACGATAAAATTCGTTATAAGGATGAGTATGAAAAGTTCAAGCTGATCTTGAACGTCATTGGATTGCTGCTCTCGTTTTTAAATATCCTGTACAATTATCG TGCTTTGGAActtgtgtttctgtttctgttggTCTGGTATTATTGTACCCTTACCATACGAGAATCGATCTTGAAG GTAAATGGCTCGCGTATAAAGGGCTGGTGGCGCCTGCACCATTTCATTTCTACCGTCTGTGCCGGTGTGCTGCTCGTGTGGCCCCAAGGCGAACCATGGCAACTCTTCCGGAACCAGTTTATGTACTTTAACGTGTACATCAGTCTGGTCCAGTATATGCAGTTCCGCTACCAAAAGGGTGTGCTGTATCGACTCAAAGCGCTCGGTGAACGGCACAACATGGACATCACCATCGAGGGTTTCCATTCGTGGATGTGGCGCGGGCTCAAATTTCTCTTTCCATTCCTGTTTGTAGGCTATCTGTTTCAGTTCTACAATGCCTTTACGCTGTACCAGCTTACCGAGCATCCGGACGCGACCTGGCAG ATACCTGTTTTGAGCATTTTGTTCCTCATTCTGTTTGTCGGTAACAGTCTAACGACGCTGCTTGTTATACTGCAAAAGCAAACCGAACACACCGAGAATCGATATCGATTGATGAGTCTGATCGCTTCTAAAAGACAAAAAACGGTACGG CAACCATCAAACAGCGATGCGGGTGATGGCACTAATGTAGATTCACCAAAATCGAAGTAA
- the LOC128719329 gene encoding zinc finger protein 675-like has translation MSLGLYLTKLWSLNYSHEMFKERLNGVGNMDSRNAINDPNQCRLCMRVCDDSFLEYIFTDKEYSIAHQIFECTSIRVTKQDNLTKICKNCASLLFLTTEFRNACFKTNRLLMEDFVILELGDWAADRNQLLLRECENFIVRHKQQVDYLYASIVTNSEQYLEGSLAIETELFGENGQQERMDKKIGTEKATLQDAKPVPARLEQCEPDPEILMEITKFLEEQTPTHQENRHDRTQHVQDHAKQAMELHRCSLCCIVSDTVVGLTNQQQNIVRVLNVEHSKHSKLRSCNECCLLLDVIDSFQKIIYNAQELSLHERSSCEALQFESMVELEKCLVEKLKHKQEVFIRWQNKVPTLQASGLIVNETEPIVPIKKSSKRTKVTCHICGKQYDNWKLKPHLNEHANIRPYACDQEGCSSTFTGLVLLNRHKKLWHTDYFYAVCSICGKKCKTQGIYKTHLSYHEEPKLPCTVCGKLMRNKRAIWKHMKTHSNERKHVCGVCNKKFTIAYTLRVHMRIHTNDKPYPCAKCEKRFQYKCLLKNHYQRYHSEGD, from the exons ATGTCGCTAGGATTATATCTTACCAAGTTATGGAGCTTAAACTACAGCCACGAAATGTTCAAGGAACGGTTGAACG GTGTCGGTAACATGGACAGCAGGAATGCCATTAACGACCCTAATCAATGTAGACTTTGTATGCGGGTATGTGACGACAGTTTTCTAGAATATATCTTTACCGATAAGGAATATAGCATTGCTCACCAAATATTTGAATGCACCTCGATACGC GTAACCAAACAAGATAATCTTACCAAAATATGTAAGAACTGTGCCTCGCTTCTATTCCTGACAACAGAGTTTCGCAACGCATGCTTCAAAACCAATCGCTTACTGATGGAAGACTTCGTTATTCTAGAGCTGGGTGACTGGGCCGCCGACAGAAATCAACTCCTCCTTCGGGAGTGTGAAAATTTCATAGTAAGGCACAAGCAGCAAGTTGACTATCTGTACGCCAGCATTGTAACCAACAGTGAACAATATCTGGAAGGATCGCTAGCAATTGAAACGGAACTGTTCGGAGAGAATGGACAGCAAGAGCGGATGGATAAGAAAATTGGAACGGAAAAAGCAACGCTTCAGGACGCAAAGCCCGTCCCAGCTCGATTAGAACAGTGCGAACCGGATCCGGAGATACTGATGGAGATTACAAAGTTCCTTGAAGAGCAAACACCCACCCATCAAGAAAATCGACACGATCGTACACAGCACGTGCAAGATCATGCAAAACAAGCGATGGAACTCCATCGGTGCAGCCTTTGTTGCATCGTAAGTGATACTGTTGTTGGGCTAACGAACCAGCAGCAAAATATAGTTAGAGTGCTAAATGTCGAACATTCCAAGCATAGTAAGCTTCGATCGTGTAACGAATGTTGTCTGCTGCTGGATGTGATAGATAGCTTtcaaaaaattatatataaCGCTCAAGAATTATCCCTGCACGAGCGGAGTTCTTGCGAAGCATTGCAATTTGAAAGTATGGTggagttggaaaaatgtttagtggaaaaactaaaacataagCAGGAGGTATTCATAAGATGGCAAAACAAAGTGCCTACGTTACAAGCTAGCGGATTAATAGTAAATGAAACTGAACCAATCGTTCccataaaaaaatcctccaaacGCACGAAGGTCACTTGCCATATTTGCGGTAAGCAGTACGACAACTGGAAACTAAAACCGCATCTCAACGAACATGCAA ATATTCGTCCCTATGCTTGTGATCAGGAGGGTTGTAGCAGCACTTTTACCGGGTTGGTTTTGCTAAACCGTCATAAAAAGTTGTGGCACACCGATTATTTCTACGCTGTGTGTAGTATTTGTGGCAAAAAGTGTAAAACTCAGGGCATTTACAAAACTCACTTATCGTACCACGAAGAACCGAAACTGCCCTGTACAGTTTGCGGAAAGCTGATGCGTAACAA ACGTGCGATATGGAAGCACATGAAAACGCATAGTAACGAACGGAAACATGTATGCGGTGTGTGCAATAAGAAGTTCACAATTGCGTATACGCTACGAGTGCATATGCGAATTCATACGAACGACAAACCGTATCCTTGTGCGAAGTGTGAGAAACGGTTCCAATATAAATGTTTGCTGAAAAACCACTACCAGAGATACCATAGCGAAGGCGACTAA
- the LOC128719307 gene encoding cytochrome P450 315a1, mitochondrial has translation MLCRLRSHNIRHLSLLELSSKKQLMARSNRVGFASGNALPFIKIPGPRRLPLLGMLNDIMHLGKPAELHLRISKYHELYGDLVRLQIGTQNAVFVRDPQLMRKTFQLEGPYPRHPLPESWTYFNKKHDYQRGLFFMDGREWLQARQIFNKPMLKDFNWMELPIRGTCAATVEHIKQNCDDTFVFDGIEAFLYQWSVEVVLSVMLGASFPKCQQSPEFRQLVAQFSSVVYDIFRFSSELMNIPPAIADRLNVQPWQQFEKVVPETIRLATDIIEFGIANSQSNDGLLDLMVQKLDKPLMMRIFIDFIIAAGDTTSFATVWALYLLANNPTVQESVRENIRESNTLECTAVKGVVRETLRLYPVAPFIGRFLEDECSFGEYLLPKDTLVLLSLYSAGRDERFFIQPNQFNPYRWQRNTATPSNKVGNTASASLPFAIGARSCIGQKIAQLQMHYLISMMLTNFEVGLAEKDQQESIKPILKMITVPNMPVKVSFKAIQTNA, from the exons ATGTTGTGTCGTCTCCGCAGTCACAACATCCGACACTTATCGCTGTTGGAATTGTCCAGCAAGAAGCAATTGATGGCCAGAAGCAATCGAGTTGGGTTTGCTAGCGGAAATGCGTTGCCGTTTATAAAAATACCGGGCCCTCGGCGATTGCCGCTGCTCGGTATGCTAAACGATATCATGCACCTCGGAAAACCAGCTGA GTTGCATCTACGCATTTCCAAGTATCACGAGCTGTACGGTGACCTGGTGCGATTGCAGATTGGCACCCAAAATGCAGTATTTGTGCGCGATCCACAACTAATGCGCAAAACATTCCAGCTCGAGGGACCATACCCACGCCATCCGTTGCCGGAATCGTGGACGTATTTCAATAAGAAGCACGACTACCAACGTGGGTTGTTTTTCAT GGACGGTAGGGAATGGTTGCAGGCGAGACAGATTTTCAACAAACCCATGTTGAAAGATTTCAATTGGATGGAGCTACCGATCCGCGGGACTTGTGCTGCTACGGTCGAACACATCAAGCAGAACTGTGATGATACATTCGTCTTTGATGGTATAGAGGCATTCCTGTACCAGTGGTCTGTCGAAG TGGTGCTAAGCGTGATGCTTGGAGCATCCTTTCCGAAATGTCAACAGTCGCCGGAGTTTCGGCAACTGGTAGCACAGTTCTCATCCGTAGTGTATGACATCTTCCGGTTTAGCTCCGAACTGATGAACATTCCACCGGCAATCGCAGACCGTTTGAACGTACAACCATGGCAACAGTTTGAGAAGGTGGTACCTGAAACGATACGCCTCG CAACTGATATAATAGAATTCGGTATAGCCAACTCCCAATCAAACGACGGATTGCTAGATCTGATGGTACAAAAGCTTGATAAACCATTGATGATGCGGATCTTTATAGACTTCATAATTGCCGCCGGAGATACG ACTTCATTTGCTACCGTTTGGGCGCTTTATTTGCTGGCAAACAATCCCACCGTTCAGGAATCGGTGCGAGAAAATATACGCGAGTCGAACACACTGGAATGTACGGCGGTAAAGGGTGTCGTACGGGAAACGTTGCGTCTTTATCCGGTCGCTCCATTTATTGGCCGATTCCTGGAGGATGAATGTAGTTTTGGAGAGTATCTACTACCCAAAGAT ACGCTTGTGTTATTATCACTGTACAGTGCTGGCAGGGACGAACGATTCTTTATTCAACCGAACCAGTTCAATCCGTACCGATGGCAACGAAACACAGCCACACCTAGTAACAAAGTAGGCAATACGGCATCCGCTTCGTTGCCGTTTGCAATCGGAGCGCGGTCGTGCATCGGGCAAAAGATCGCCCAGCTACAAATGCATTATTTAATATCCATG ATGTTAACGAATTTTGAAGTTGGCCTGGCAGAGAAGGATCAACAGGAATCGATTAAACCGATTCTCAAGATGATTACGGTACCAAACATGCCCGTGAAAGTGTCTTTTAAAGCCATTCAAACTAACGCCTAG
- the LOC128712197 gene encoding myosin-2 translates to MADASHDTSVESPTMCDCLQQPLAECRAQLATLEQCNEMLQKKLDGYVKDNENLVIKYAFVEKKVLDLKVLVEEKDTKLRRHDQEVGGLQKQIASLKADKAKLQKNIESKLRDIECLGKELEGSRHYASQTEMRYKYSSCRLRREADDRMRLEAEVLNLRQQLLQHVIAEETHQASEQVAEMERKVMELQAREIMLKHASDEQAARIIALQRTNTELQDALERQDKKYNLSVVALKEGDTEREHLRQQLDQLEKHLNQQASVIEELQSKVNAADAAAEESTRIERLVNDQRTELEQLTGTLDEYRKDLEELQVRELELLALNKDLSEVNCLLQQEIATQESKTIAITLEYGKFVTMCQEYDAQIISLANSLAVERQHRTEERLLMAKHIADRTRKLEHAERSLQQTLNELEANRKKYFALMKDFKREMKNAHHSTEPGSGQ, encoded by the exons atggCAGATGCCTCCCACGACACGAGCGTGGAGTCGCCAACAATGTGCGACTGTTTGCAGCAACCGCTAGCGGAATGCCGTGCCCAGCTGGCCACACTCGAACAGTGCAACGAAATG CTCCAGAAAAAGCTCGACGGGTATGTGAAGGACAATGAGAATCTAGTCATCAAGTATGCGTTCGTCGAAAAGAAGGTACTGGATCTGAAGGTGCTGGTGGAGGAGAAGGATACGAAACTAAGACGACACGACCAGGAAGTGGGTGGCCTCCAGAAACAGATTGCTTCCTTGAAAGCGGACAAGGCCAAGCTCCAGAAGAACATCGAATCGAAG CTGCGGGACATTGAGTGTCTCGGCAAAGAACTCGAAGGTAGTCGCCATTACGCGTCCCAGACCGAGATGCGCTACAAGTACAGCAGCTGTCGCTTACGGCGAGAGGCCGACGATCGAATG aGACTTGAGGCGGAAGTGCTAAATTTGCGTCAACAGTTATTGCAGCATGTCATCGCGGAGGAAACGCACCAGGCGAGCGAGCAGGTGGCGGAAATGGAGCGGAAGGTGATGGAGCTGCAGGCGCGGGAAATTATGCTGAAGCATGCGAGCGATGAGCAGGCGGCCAGGATTATCGCGCTACAACGCACGAACACCGAACTGCAGGATGCGCTGGAACGGCaggataaaaaatataaccTGTCCGTGGTGGCG CTGAAGGAAGGCGACACGGAACGGGAACACCTGAGACAGCAACTGGATCAGCTGGAGAAACATTTGAACCAACAGGCATCTGTGATAGAAGAATTGCAATCCAAAGTGAATGCTGCTGATGCAGCCGCAGAGGAATCTACACG CATCGAGCGGCTCGTCAACGATCAGCGCACCGAACTCGAGCAGCTAACCGGCACACTCGACGAGTATCGGAAAGATTTGGAGGAATTGCAGGTGCGGGAACTGGAGCTGCTAGCGCTGAACAAAGATCTCAGCGAGGTGAACTGTTTGCTGCAGCAGGAAATTGCAACGCAGGAGTCGAAAACAATCGCCATCACGCTCGAGTACGGCAAATTCGTGACCATGTGCCAGGAGTACGATGCACAGATTATCAGTCTCGCGAACTCGCTCGCAGTCGAACGGCAACACCGGACGGAGGAACGGTTGCTAATGGCAAAGCACATAGCCGACCGGACCCGAAAGCTCGAACATGCTGAACGATCACTCCAGCAAACGCTGAACGAACTCGAAGCGAACCGAAAAAAATACTTCGCCCTTATGAAG GACTTTAAACGTGAGATGAAAAATGCCCACCATAGCACAGAGCCTGGTAGCGGACAGTAG